From Brassica oleracea var. oleracea cultivar TO1000 chromosome C3, BOL, whole genome shotgun sequence, a single genomic window includes:
- the LOC106333507 gene encoding uncharacterized protein LOC106333507, with protein MIGMRCIVFNCEWYDNVVGRGVSTDAFGVTSVHSRRRLDFYDPFILASQADQVCYIRYPRIRQRNDPWIVVMSINPRSRVQGVFDPLQQQLTEEDGEIGEFDEDNSDSSCSSSDNSSDGE; from the exons ATGATTGGCATGAGATGTATTGTCTTCAACTGTGAGTGGTACGACAACGTTGTTGGTCGCGGAGTAAGCACTGACGCATTCGGTGTTACATCTGTACATTCGCGACGACGACTGGATTTTTACGATCCATTCATTCTTGCTTCACAAGCTGACCAG GTTTGCTATATTCGTTATCCGCGGATTAGGCAAAGGAACGATCCTTGGATCGTTGTCATGTCAATAAATCCCAGAAGCCGAGTACAAGGAGTATTTGATCCACTACAACAACAATTAACCGAAGAGGACGGCGAGATTGGAGAGTTTGACGAAGACAATTCAGATTCATCATGTTCATCATCAGATAATTCCTCAGATGGAGAGTAG